ATCTTTCAGGTCTTAGAACGTTGCTGAGCGAGGTATTGGATGAGCATCCTCTACGGTGTCTTGAAGGAACCCGGAGTCCAGGCGACGGCATTCGAATTGCAACGTCTTGGCGCTGACATGGAACGGTACGCGACTGGCAAAGGATCAGTGATTCTTGACGGCAGGCTCGGCATGGGCGTCCAACCTTACTTGAGCCATATGCGTTCGACATTGGAGCAGGGGCCGGTCAAGAGTCCTGATGGCCGCTACGCTCTCTCGTTCGACGGCCGTCTCGACAATTACGGTTCTCTCTCAAAGGAGTTCGGAGTCGAACATCCGGAAACGGTCTCAGACTCACAGATCGTTCTTGCGGCGTTCGCTCGATGGGGTGAGGCGTGCTTTTCCCGCTTCGTTGGAGATTGGGCGCTGGCCTTGTGGTCAGAGAGAGACCAGTCGCTTTATCTCGCTCGCGACCATGCAGGCTCGAGATCGCTCTACTACCGCCACACGCGAGACGAAACCGTATGGGGAACCTACCTCGAAGCGTTCCATGTGACAGACGATACGCTCCGACTCTCGCATAATTACGCCGCTTGCTACATGGCTGGCCGCCCGGTGCGCGATTTGACCCCGTTTGAATACATCCGTTCAGTCCCTCCAGCCCACTTCCTGAAGGTCCGTAAGGGACTGCTCAGCCGGCATCAGCACTGGAATTCCACAGTCATGACCACAGTTCTGCACCGCACGGATGCCGAGTATGAAGAGCACTTTCTCACGCTATTTCAGAATTCTGTCGAGCGACGCAGCGGTCCTGGAGAAGCGATCCTCGGCCAACTGAGCGGAGGCATGGATTCCACCGCGATCGTGTGTATGTCCGACTTCCTGCGCCAGCGCAAGCATCCCAACGCAGAGACTCTCGATACCGTGTCCTTCTACGACGACTCAGAGGCCTCACTTAATGAGAGACCGTACTTCTCCATCACGGAGGCGAGACGAGGGAAGGTGGGCGCGCACGTCAATACTGCCTTCTCTCAACGGACCTTCGAGCCACATGATGGCAGTGGTGGCGTATACCTGATGCCTGGCGCGGACAGCTTCTCCATCGAACAGGAACGCAGGCTCCATCATGCCGCGTGGAAACGGGACTATCGCAGCGTACTCTCTGGCATCGGAGGGGATGAGGTTTTGGGCGGTGTCCCAGACCCGTTGCCCGAACTCGCTGGCCATCTACTTTCAGGGAACGTCTCACGATTGCTTGGCCGTTCCCTTGCCTGGTCTCTGGTTGATCGCAGCCCGCTTTTTGGAATGCTGTGGCGCACTGTCCGTTATACCGGCAGTCTGTATCTCAATCCAGGCCCGAAAGACAACGATCTTCCACCTTGGCTTTCGCAATCACTGCGTGAACGGGAGCTACAAATCGAAACCGTCAAGGCGATGGTTCCTGCACGAATCGGGATCGCACCGCACCGCCTCGATAACAGCTTGACCTGGTGGTTTGTCATGGAGACACTTCCACATCTGTTTCCGCAACTGCTTGTACGGCCCGAGTATAGATACCCCTTCCTCGACAAGGACCTGGTGAGCTTCCTTTTTGGCGTTCCAAGGGAGCAGATTCTGCGTCCTGGCCGAAGGCGCTCGCTGATGCGGAGGGCACTCATCAATATTGTCCCTCACGAGGTACTTGAGAGACGCCGCAAGGCCTTCCAGCTTCGGGCGCCACTGCACGCCGTTCAGCAGGCATCCGGAGTCCTCGAAGGGCTATTTGCAAACTCGATGATCGCCGATGCCGGACTGGTTGATGGAGATAAGCTGCGTCATTCCTTGCGCCAAACGATAGAGGGCGACCCGAAATGGTGGCATTTGATTCTCCGAGCCACTGCATTCGAACTTTGGCTTCGCTCGATGCGCGGAGGGAGCGGGGAACGCGCCGGCGATGCTGGCCTAAGATTGACCGCCTGACGGCGGCCGACAAGATCCGCCTGCGCTGGTGCACGTTCCAGCGACGACGGAAATTTGAAGACGAAACGAGGACTAACCATGCGCTATATCCAACCGAAGGTAACAGCAACGTTCAAGGCTACATCAACCATCAAGGGACCGAAGATCTTCACCCCGCACGAAGTCGGCACCTCCCTGCTCAATTCCAACGCCGCCTACCAGGCAGACGAGTAGTTCGGAATTGCAGTTCACGTTCGAGCCGGCCCTGTCTCCCCTGATTTATGGAAGGGACGGGGCCGGCGTCGTTCCAGTTGGGCTGGCGTAGCTTTGAGCGGCTGCAGCTCGAAGCTTGGCGAACCCTCGCCAACGCTCATATTGTGCCGCCTTCGCAGGGTCTGGATCTTCATAGCCTTGCAACCAGAAACGGAACCAGTCCACACTACCCTGCTGGGACTCCAGGCGCTCCAAGGGTTTTTGATGAATATGGGTTCCGTGCGGGAAGTAGATGAGGTCAACCGGCTTGTTCTGTAGCCGGAGCGATGCATAGAGCTCCCACTCCTGAAGCACGGACAACGGATTGATGGCCTCGATGCGGACCGGTGCTTGTACCTGGTCAAGATGAAATCCTGGAGCTTCGTCGACCCATTTCTTCAATCCATGCCCAAACGGAGCTGTCTGCCGTATCTGTTCCATTTGACGCTCGAGAGACTCCGAGCCGGCACCAAACATCAGATATTGCATGTAACTGTTGTCGAGCCCGTCGGCAATCGTCGCCGCCTTGAAGAGCTGAGGGTCTTTGATGATGGCATTGACTGCGTACCAGCAGGTCCAACTGAATCCGACTACGCCTACCCTGTTACGATCGACCATCCCCGCCGCGGCGAGACTATCAATGGCACTCCGATAGCCTTCCAGATGCACCTCTGGATCGGCCTCCGACAAAGTATCGACCTGCCGCCTGACCTGAAGAACCACAAAACCCACGCTGGCAAGATGCCTCGCGGCAAAGGCTGTCGGGTGAAGTCCATCGGTCGTGAACTCACCATCAACGTAGTTGTACATTTGCACGACTAAGGGATATCGCTGTCCGGATTGATAACCGACGGGTTTTACGAGCAGCCCAGACCAGTGGTGTCCACTCTTGTCCTCCCACTCATAGTGAGACGCCTCGCCAAAGCTCATATCTGCGAGTTGCGGATTAGGGTCCCAAGCCTCACGGGCCTTCCCGGTACGGCGACTCGATACCCACAGCTTCGGCGGTTCATTGAGGCTCTGCCGGACTGATATTTGCACGTCCGAGATATCAGGAGAAACCAAGCCTGCAGACCCGGTGCCAATATCAGCGGCAGAGTCCTCCCCGGCAAGATGCCAGCTATCCTGAAAGAATCGATAGCGTCGAGTTACGCGCCTGTTGGGCCTTTGTGTCAAAGTGACGATGGCCTCATCGTCACTGGACCCAAAAGACACTTCCTCAATGTGGAATGCCGTTCGGTCGAGATCCTTTCCTTCGAAGAAGAGGCACCGGGGTTCAAACGACGGAAGGTCGAAGCTGGCAACGCCGCACGGCCGGTTTCTCTCCAGCGGGTTATCGTCGTGTGTTCCGAGAAATGTGTTGGTCGCCAGAACGCGCTTCTCATCAGTCGTCCAGGCCACCCGGCTGTTATCGAAAGGATATCCGAGGCTCCGGGCATTCGGTGCATCCGTGAGCGGCGTTCGCTTGCCGGTGTCGAGGTCGATGAGCATGTACTGCAGGGGCCGCAAGGTTTCGCCAGCGTTCGTGATTTGAGCATCTTTACCGGGCAGAAGACGGAGGTATTCGGATCCCGTTACCGGTTCAAATCGCTGCCACGTATCTGGGATCGTTGAAACGGGCATAGGCGCAACCAGCTGGTGTCCCTTCGGAGATAACACGAATGGAAAGAGCGCCGAAAGATAGGTCATCTCCGTGCTCGGATCGCCCGGCACACGCCGGGCGAACCAGCGACCATTCGTATGTTGGAGCACCGAGATCGCGAAAACTTCAGGTTCGAGAGTACCGAGCTGGCTAGGAAAGACGACGTCCTGTATGCGAGCGCCCGTCGCAGCGAAGGCGTCGCTGTTGATCTTAGCGATCTCTGAACGATGCTTGTCGACAAGCATCGATACCTTATAGACCACTGTGTCTGCGACTACGTCGAAGCGGTCGACGCTCTGGTCCGCGGGCGTCAAAGCGTGAGACCCGCTTCCGTCCGCTCGCGCAAGATAAAGCTGGTAGGCACCCGATCCGTTTTCGCCTCGGAAGTAGATTCCCTTTCCGTCTGGCGACCATCGAAGGTCTTTGATCACCGGCGCATAGGAGATCGTTTGCTCACGGTGAGGATAGGAGACGATCGAGGCGACGATTCGCGGCTGAGGCCGAGTTCCCTCGCCGTCGAGGAACGCAGAGAGCTCCTTCATTCGAAAGACTGTGAGATCGGACTCAACCTCGTCCGTTGCAAGGAGCCCTTTGGTCGTAACGATCGCGACGTAATCGCCATGCGGGGATGGCCTCGC
This genomic window from Granulicella sibirica contains:
- a CDS encoding asparagine synthetase B family protein — protein: MSILYGVLKEPGVQATAFELQRLGADMERYATGKGSVILDGRLGMGVQPYLSHMRSTLEQGPVKSPDGRYALSFDGRLDNYGSLSKEFGVEHPETVSDSQIVLAAFARWGEACFSRFVGDWALALWSERDQSLYLARDHAGSRSLYYRHTRDETVWGTYLEAFHVTDDTLRLSHNYAACYMAGRPVRDLTPFEYIRSVPPAHFLKVRKGLLSRHQHWNSTVMTTVLHRTDAEYEEHFLTLFQNSVERRSGPGEAILGQLSGGMDSTAIVCMSDFLRQRKHPNAETLDTVSFYDDSEASLNERPYFSITEARRGKVGAHVNTAFSQRTFEPHDGSGGVYLMPGADSFSIEQERRLHHAAWKRDYRSVLSGIGGDEVLGGVPDPLPELAGHLLSGNVSRLLGRSLAWSLVDRSPLFGMLWRTVRYTGSLYLNPGPKDNDLPPWLSQSLRERELQIETVKAMVPARIGIAPHRLDNSLTWWFVMETLPHLFPQLLVRPEYRYPFLDKDLVSFLFGVPREQILRPGRRRSLMRRALINIVPHEVLERRRKAFQLRAPLHAVQQASGVLEGLFANSMIADAGLVDGDKLRHSLRQTIEGDPKWWHLILRATAFELWLRSMRGGSGERAGDAGLRLTA